The Rosa chinensis cultivar Old Blush chromosome 7, RchiOBHm-V2, whole genome shotgun sequence DNA segment ACCGTGGGAGGGTACTATGATACCACTACACCAGATGCGCTTGTTGTTTGTTTGCTCTTGTGATTACCTCCTTATAATCAGTTTGTTTTTAATTAAGATCAATTATAATCATTTTGAAGCTAATGGATCTTTATATTTTGTTTAGCACCAAAACTTAAGTCTTTGCACAGTACTCATGAATTGGTAATGAAGTATCGAGCACTCTTTATATTGGGAAGTGAGTGTCTACTTGATGCTTTTTTTAAGCGAGTTTTATAGTTCATTAAAAACGTTCAATGAATACTGTTCATAATATTTTGTAACTTTCTAGTATCAACTAAATTGATTTTAGAAATCATTGAAATCTATAGAACATCATAAAAGATTAACAACTAAACATTACTCGTATAGATGAACAAAAGTAGAGTCCTGGTCTCTTTTTATAAAGTTCAAGGAGCATATTACGAGGCAAAACGTTTTACTAAATAAGGTGACGGAAAAGTTTTTAGCtgaaaatatatgtaaaaaaaaaaaaaagcagaacgGAAATTTAGTTTTGGTCAAACTGGGAATTCTTGTTGAACTCTGCTTTATTCCTTGGGGTAATCCTAGCCGTGTATTTGTGAGCAGGATAGTAGCAAATCCCCTTGATATAAGTCCAAGTCAAAATCCGAAATTGGGGTgtcaaatttttcaattttgaaacgCGGTCAGGAAAAATGGAAGACGGCAACCCCAACCCCAATAACGCCATAATCTCCCGGGAGACGATTGACTCGGTCGCCGGCTGGGTCAGCGCCACCGTCTCCTCCGCCTTCTTCTCCTCCCTCGAGCGCTTCTCCTGCGTCAACGTCGCCACCACGGACGCCGACGAGGACGACGATGACGACGAGGCCGCCCACCGCCCTCTCGCTCTCACCGATCTCACCCACCCCGATCAACAGCACCACCACGCAAACGACGTCGCTCAGCTCCCCGTCTGATTCGGTTAGATCTCGGCTTTTTGTTCGTTGTCTGTAACTGGATTTGCCAAAAACAGGTTCCGGTTGTGAACGTGGAAttgtatatgaaattatgaattgtTGAATTATCAAGTTTAACTGGTTCTTGATTCGTTGAAATTATGATCTTCTGTTTTGGTTTAATCAGTAATTTAACCGAGTAGTGAATCTGTGATTAGATTGGATTTATGATGTTATCTCTGCTCCCAATGGTGTTACATTGGAGTTGATTTGTACGCTGCTTTCATAATCTCCTAATTGGATACATAATTAGTGCTTAGATTTATATGATCTCCTACATTGGTCCCGTTGCCATTCGGGTAGGCTGAACTGAAACTATATATTTTCGACTAATACTGGATTTGTTGAGTCATACTGCACTTTCACTGATCAATGGTTTGTTGTTATGGTAATTTGTGATTGTAGCGACCTAGTCTTACGGAGCTCAGATTTGTAATTTGGTCATTTGTGACCATGTTCAAGTCACCGGTTATATTAGTGTGTCAATACCTTCTGCATAGACCAAATTGCCGCTTGTCTTATCTCAAACTCTTTTCATTCCCATAGGGGTGGTGTTATTTTGTTGGAGCAGCTTTGAAATTTTCTAGAATTGATAGCTTCTATTTGTCTTTGGTTTGTGTATGGGCCTAGAAATATTTCACCTATCTCTATGATGTCCATACAGATTCATGTGGAAAGCCAGCTTTTCATACAGGGATGACCCTTAGTGGCTTTTAGGGTGCTTATGTTTTCTTTGAGGTTTAACCTGAAGTTAGCCTAGAATCCTTGAATGTTTCTGACATCATGCCAGTGAAACTCTTCTCAAACTATTCTGGGGTATTGATTGATCTAAGGCATTCAAAAACTGACACACCAGTTGTGATTTGGTAATGCTTTACACCCACCTCAAAGAAAACCCTGTAAATATTTCCTAGTTCTCTTATTTATCTCATGCTTCTGCTTCTGTGTACATATCTGTCTTTGAATGCACAACTGGTGCATTTTACTGGCTTTGTATCAAAAGGATATTGTTTCAAACTTTGAAGAAAGTAGTTATAAGCACTTGAAAGGACCTGTACAAGGCAACATTatctttacaatttttttttttttttccctccgcatctctctcacacacacagacactagttctactttttttttttttttttttgggttacaagACACTAGTTCTACTTTACCAACACTGTAAATCTGCATTTTCCTCCCAACATTATTCTCCAGTTATATGGTCCTTTCCAATAAAGACCTTATAATAAGGGCTTTGATTCAGCTGTTGGATGAGTTTTACTTTTCAGTTGATATGCTAAATCTTCATTGCACACCATCAAACGCTTGAAATGATAGAACTCTTGTGCATTATGATAATTAACTCTCCCATAATGGGCTATAATTACTACTAATTAGGCACGTAATGTCTTGATTCTCTTCAATAAGTTTTTTGAGAGAAAGGAGGTCAGCTTTTCTCTTCAATAAGTTTGTTGGCCCTCTTTGGAAATCCATTTATATAATATCTACAACTAAAGGACTGAAATtgtcttctcaaaaaaaaaaacaaaaaaaaaagggctgaAATTGGTGCACATATTTCAGTTTCATATATAGAAGGAATTATATGGATGAAATAAATAGAATGTAATAGCAAGAAATCCTATTGAACGGATTTACTTTAACAGACCTCCTAGTTTACCAAGTTTCCATAGGGTTTCTCAGTCCCTTTAAACATTGGCTATAAATATGAGACAATCCACTTTATAGACGCATATAATTGTAACGACTACCTCAAGAGGCCTTAGCTAGAGATCTCCAAAATGACCGGTTCCGGCCAACATCTGATGCTAATCCTTGACTTGACTTGCATCATTTTCGTCGGCTCTGCGGCTGATGTCTAAAACCACCCTACTTCCAACAATGGCGTCGCACTGGCACAGGCACAAGAGGAACCTTGTCATGGTCCTCCGATGATTACTTTCATCAATGTCGTCACACCGGTACAGCCAGTAAACAGAGGTTAGTAAACTTGTCGAGAATCACGACCCACCAACAGTAGTCGAGACGGAACTCAAAGTGGTAGCAGATTCCGAATGGCGCATAACAGAGGATGGTAGTTACAGCTGCTTTGCACGTAGACCTGACCTGATTATTACAAGGCAGTTTTTTATTGTTATGAGCCTTCTCGAGACAACGGCCGAACGACAATGTTTTGGTTGATGAATGTGCGAGGGATCCATCTCAGTTATGATAAATCTAAATGGAGTATAATTGTTGATTGCACTTATTCAGAATGATTTttcaccttcttttttttttccgtaaTAAGAACAAAAGCCAATCGATTGATTCAGTTATATTTCGTCGATTGCTTCAATAGTTCAATCTGTTGTAGTTTCTACAATAAGTTAAAAGTTAAATTGCGAAGGAGAAATTATATGTCTGATTTGAGTTCCCAGATGAAGTTTATTTGATTGAGAAAAATAGTTAAACGAATGGATTGAATATTCTCAGATTGATGCTACTTTCAGAATCTCCTAATTTTGGTACGTAAGTTTTAcattaaaatttataaaaatgtAAACCCTGTCCCTTTTCAAGCCTATTAGTAAATCTCAGATTTCAGGAACCTACTGATGGATTTGTAGAGTCATACTGCACTTTCACTTGATCAATTTAGATGAAATGATCAATGATGTGTTCTTTGTAGTGACTTTGTCTCACAGATCCCATCTTCAAGTCACCATCTATATAACTGCAGTACCTTCTGCATAGAAATTTATGAACAGAGAGTTAAACCCGGAAATTTATTTGCTGCGTTTCCATCTCAACCCTATTCCTCCCCATAGGGAATCAGGAATGATGTTAGAAATGCCTTTGAAATTA contains these protein-coding regions:
- the LOC112175116 gene encoding uncharacterized protein LOC112175116; the encoded protein is MEDGNPNPNNAIISRETIDSVAGWVSATVSSAFFSSLERFSCVNVATTDADEDDDDDEAAHRPLALTDLTHPDQQHHHANDVAQLPV